A single region of the Sciurus carolinensis chromosome 14, mSciCar1.2, whole genome shotgun sequence genome encodes:
- the C14H9orf152 gene encoding uncharacterized protein C9orf152 homolog — protein MKGLACPCPALPRFWQTGSCFMAEGSSRTQAPGQGPPVSIQLLRAQYEGLRRQQRTQAHLLVLPKGGNMNTSAGSMISAVWINKEARSSLSLEEADSEVEKILEEANSSCLQTPESPWHTYLEMHRLVQPFHCETSQVKPKGQFVQSDQRLLPGDPHMFKNSQKTRQGTKIPETAQHQCQAGSTQTKAARPSLKTNIQFLPSIKNSHRSSKPAHYPFPQRKTPRISQTARNLGLYGPT, from the exons ATGAAGGGGTTGGCCTGCCcgtgccctgccctgccccgctTCTGGCAAACAGGGTCTTGCTTCATGGCTGAAGGCTCCTCCCGCACTCAGGCCCCAGGGCAAGGGCCTCCTGTCAGCATCCAGCTCCTGCGAGCCCAGTATGAAGGCCTGAGGAGGCAGCAGAGGACCCAGGCCCACCTCCTCGTGCTCCCCAAAG GAGGGAACATGAATACTTCTGCTGGATCCATGATCAGTGCTGTTTGGATTAACAAGGAGGCAAGGAGCTCCCTGTCCCTGGAAGAGGCAGATTCTGAGGTAGAGAAGATTCTGGAAGAAGCCAACAGCAGCTGtcttcagactcctgagtctcCATGGCACACATACCTAGAGATGCATCGCTTAGTCCAACCCTTCCACTGTGAAACCAGTCAAGTGAAGCCCAAAGGCCAGTTTGTGCAGTCTGACCAAAGACTCCTTCCAGGAGACCCACACATGTTTAAAAACAGTCAGAAGACTCGACAAGGAACCAAAATCCCAGAGACAGCCCAGCATCAATGTCAGGCAGGCAGTACCCAAACAAAGGCAGCAAGACCCAGCTTAAAAACCAACATTCAGTTTCTCCCTTCCATAAAGAACTCACACAGGTCTAGCAAACCTGCTCACTATCCGTTTCCCCAGAGGAAAACTCCCAGGATTTCCCAAACTGCCCGGAACCTGGGCTTATATGGCCCAACCTGA